A stretch of the Salvelinus fontinalis isolate EN_2023a chromosome 22, ASM2944872v1, whole genome shotgun sequence genome encodes the following:
- the LOC129820113 gene encoding chromobox protein homolog 3-like isoform X1, protein MKTSSPLVSQPNMGKKQNGKGKKEVLEAEPPEEYVVEKVMDQRIVNGKVEFFLKWKGFTEADNTWEPEDNLDCPELISAFLEAQKTVVENPDSNKRKSSTDEPETEGNKAKKKKDVSDKPRGFARSLDPERIIGATDSSGELMFLMKWKDSDEADLVPAREANTRCPQVVISFYEERLTWHSCPEDEAQ, encoded by the exons ATGAAAACCTCCTCCCCTCTTGTTTCGCAGCCAAACATGGGTAAAAAGCAGAATGGCAAAGGGAAGAAGGAGGTGCTGGAGGCAGAGCCGCCAGAGGAGTATGTTGTGGAGAAGGTGATGGACCAGCGCATTGTCAACGGGAAGGTGGAATTCTTCCTCAAGTGGAAGGGATTTACAGA AGCGGATAACACTTGGGAGCCAGAGGATAACCTGGATTGTCCAGAGCTGATCTCAGCTTTCTTGGAAGCACAGAAGACCGTGGTGGAGAATCCTGACTCCAACAAGAGGAAGTCTTCAACAGATGAGCCAGAGACTGAGGGAAACAAAGCCAAGAAGAAGAAGGATGTG AGTGACAAGCCGCGGGGCTTTGCCAGGAGCCTGGATCCAGAGAGGATAATCGGTGCTACAGACAGCAGTGGAGAACTTATGTTCTTGATGAAGTG GAAAGACTCAGATGAGGCGGACCTGGTCCCGGCCCGCGAGGCCAACACCCGCTGCCCTCAGGTGGTCATCTCCTTCTACGAGGAGAGGCTGACCTGGCACTCCTGTCCCGAGGACGAGGCCCAATAG
- the LOC129820113 gene encoding chromobox protein homolog 3-like isoform X2 translates to MGKKQNGKGKKEVLEAEPPEEYVVEKVMDQRIVNGKVEFFLKWKGFTEADNTWEPEDNLDCPELISAFLEAQKTVVENPDSNKRKSSTDEPETEGNKAKKKKDVSDKPRGFARSLDPERIIGATDSSGELMFLMKWKDSDEADLVPAREANTRCPQVVISFYEERLTWHSCPEDEAQ, encoded by the exons ATGGGTAAAAAGCAGAATGGCAAAGGGAAGAAGGAGGTGCTGGAGGCAGAGCCGCCAGAGGAGTATGTTGTGGAGAAGGTGATGGACCAGCGCATTGTCAACGGGAAGGTGGAATTCTTCCTCAAGTGGAAGGGATTTACAGA AGCGGATAACACTTGGGAGCCAGAGGATAACCTGGATTGTCCAGAGCTGATCTCAGCTTTCTTGGAAGCACAGAAGACCGTGGTGGAGAATCCTGACTCCAACAAGAGGAAGTCTTCAACAGATGAGCCAGAGACTGAGGGAAACAAAGCCAAGAAGAAGAAGGATGTG AGTGACAAGCCGCGGGGCTTTGCCAGGAGCCTGGATCCAGAGAGGATAATCGGTGCTACAGACAGCAGTGGAGAACTTATGTTCTTGATGAAGTG GAAAGACTCAGATGAGGCGGACCTGGTCCCGGCCCGCGAGGCCAACACCCGCTGCCCTCAGGTGGTCATCTCCTTCTACGAGGAGAGGCTGACCTGGCACTCCTGTCCCGAGGACGAGGCCCAATAG